Proteins encoded in a region of the Vicia villosa cultivar HV-30 ecotype Madison, WI linkage group LG5, Vvil1.0, whole genome shotgun sequence genome:
- the LOC131601144 gene encoding topless-related protein 1-like isoform X1, with protein sequence MSSLSRELVFLILQFLDEEKFKETVHKLEQESGFFFNMKYFEDEVHGGNWDEVEKYLSGFTKVDDNRYSMKIFFEIRKQKYLEALDKHDRSKAVEILVKDLKVFSTFNEELFKEITQLLTLENFRENEQLSKYGDTKSARAIMLVELKKLIEANPLFRDKLQFPNLKNSRLRTLINQSLNWQHQLCKNPRPNPDIKTLFVDHSCGQPNGARAPSPANSPLLGSLPKAGGFPPLGAHGPFQPTPANVPTQLAGWMSNPTTVAHAAVSGGGGIGGGGIGLGAPSMPGALKHPRTPPTNPSVDYPSGGDSDHVTKRTRPMGITDEVNLPVNVLSASFPGHGHSQAFNAPDDLPLPKTVMRNLNQGSSPMSMDFHPVQQSLLLVGTNVGDIALWEVGSRERLVSRNFKVWDLSACSMAFQAALVKDPSVSVNRVIWSPDGALFGVAYSRHIVQIYSYRGGDEVQQHLEIDAHAGGVNDLAFSHPNKQLCVITCGDDKTIKVWDAASGTKQYTFEGHEAPVYSVCPHYKENIQFIFSTALDGKIKAWLYDNLGSRVDYDAPGRWCTTMAYSADGTRLFSCGTSKDGDSSIVEWNESEGAVKRTYQGFRKRSSGVVQFDTTKNRFLAAGDDFSIKFWDMDNIQLLTTVEADGGLPASPRIRFNKDGTLLAVSANDNVIKIIANADGIRLLRTLENSMYDASRASESLVKPTINSMSSAAAASSAALAERASSVAAIAGMNGDTRNMGDVKPRISEESNDKSKIWKLTEINEPSHCKSMKLPENVRVNKQISRLIYTNSGNAILALASNAIHLLWKWPRNERNSSGKANASVQPLLWQPSSGILMTNDIADSNPEDSVPCFALSKNDSYVMSASGGKISLFNMMTFKTMTTFMASPPAATFLAFHPQDNNIIAIGMDDSSIQIYNVRVDEVKSKLKGHTKRITGLAFSHVLNILVSSGADAQICVWNTDGWEKQKTRFLQLPPGRTPSAQSDTRVQFHQDQIQFLVVHETQLAIFEASKLECQKQWAPRESSAPISHATFSCDSQLIYASFLDATVCVFNASNLRLRCRINPSAYLPASVSNANVQPLVIAAHPQEPNQFAVGLSDGGVHVFEPLESEAKWGVPPPPIENGSASNNVAVAASVGLSSDQAQR encoded by the exons ATGTCATCTCTGAGTAGGGAATTGGTGTTCTTGATCTTGCAGTTTCTTGATGAGGAAAAGTTCAAAGAAACTGTTCACAA GCTTGAGCAGGAATCTGGATTTTTCTTTAACATGAAGTATTTTGAGGATGAAGTTCATGGTGGGAATTGGGATGAAGTTGAAAAGTACTTATCTGGTTTTACTAAAGTGGATGATAATAGGTATTCTATGAAGATATTTTTTGAGATAAGGAAGCAAAAGTATCTTGAGGCTTTAGATAA GCATGATCGGTCGAAAGCTGTTGAGATATTAGTAAAGGATTTGAAAGTGTTTTCTACATTTAACGAAGAATTGTTCAAGGAAATCACACAGCTTTTGACATTGGAGAATTTTAG GGAGAACGAACAGTTGTCCAAGTATGGTGATACTAAGTCTGCGCGAGCAATCATGTTGGTTGAGCTTAAAAAGCTCATCGAAGCTAATCCGTTATTTCGCGACAAATTGCAATTTCCAAACCTTAAAAACTCAAGGTTAAGGACACTCATCAATCAAAG CTTGAATTGGCAACATCAACTTTGTAAGAATCCACGTCCGAATCCTGATATAAAAACTCTTTTTGTGGATCACTCATGCGGACAACCAAATGGTGCACGAGCTCCTTCGCCTGCTAACAGTCCGCTATTAGGATCCTTACCGAAAGCTGGTGGATTTCCTCCTCTTGGTGCTCATGGG CCTTTTCAACCTACTCCGGCAAATGTGCCAACACAGCTCGCGGGATGGATGTCAAATCCTACTACTGTAGCACATGCTGCAGTTTCGGGTGGAGGCGGTATCGGTGGAGGAGGTATCGGCCTTGGCGCTCCATCAATGCCCG GTGCTTTGAAGCATCCACGGACCCCTCCAACTAATCCTTCTGTAGACTATCCATCCGGTGGAGACTCGGATCATGTTACAAAGAGAACAAGGCCAATGGGAATAACAGATGAAGTTAATCTACCTGTCAACGTGTTGTCGGCGTCATTCCCTGGTCATGGGCATAGTCAGGCTTTTAATGCACCGGATGACTTGCCGTTGCCGAAAACTGTCATGCGAAATCTGAATCAGGGCTCGTCTCCTATGAGCATGGATTTTCATCCAGTTCAACAATCTTTACTTCTAG TTGGTACAAATGTGGGGGACATCGCCTTATGGGAGGTGGGTTCTAGGGAGCGACTGGTCTCGAGGAACTTCAAAGTTTGGGATCTTAGTGCATGTTCAATGGCATTTCAG GCTGCTCTTGTCAAAGATCCAAGTGTTTCTGTTAACCGTGTGATTTGGAGTCCTGACGGCGCTTTATTTG GAGTTGCATACTCAAGGCACATTGTTCAGATATACTCTTACCGTGGCGGTGATGAAGTTCAGCAGCACTTGGAG ATTGATGCTCATGCCGGAGGAGTAAATGATCTAGCATTTTCCCACCCAAATAAGCAACTGTGTGTCATAACTTGCGGTGATGATAAGACCATTAAG GTGTGGGATGCTGCATCAGGAACAAAGCAATATACGTTTGAAGGTCACGAGGCTCCAGTTTATTCTGTCTGTCCGcattataaagaaaatattcag TTCATCTTTTCAACAGCGCTAGATGGAAAAATAAAAGCATGGCTGTATGACAATTTGGGATCTCGTGTTGATTATGATGCTCCTGGTCGATGGTGCACAACCATGGCGTATAGTGCTGACGGTACAAG GCTCTTTTCATGTGGAACAAGCAAAGATGGAGACTCCTCTATTGTGGAGTGGAATGAAAGTGAAGGAGCCGTGAAAAGGACTTACCAAGGATTTCGCAAACGATCTTCAGGTGTTGTGCAATTTGATACAACCAAAAACCGGTTTTTGGCTGCTGGAGATGATTTCTCCATTAAATTCTGGGATATGGACAATATTCAGCTTTTGACAACTGTTGAGGCTGATGGGGGTCTTCCTGCAAGTCCACGCATTCGTTTCAACAAGGATGGAACTCTTTTAGCCGTCTCAGCGAACGATAATGTAATCAAAATTATAGCCAATGCAGACGGCATTCGTTTGTTGCGTACATTAGAGAATTCTATGTATGATGCATCAAGAGCATCAGAATCCTTGGTAAAG CCTACGATAAATTCAATGTCTTCTGCTGCCGCTGCATCTAGTGCTGCATTAGCTGAGAGAGCCTCGTCTGTAGCAGCTATTGCTGGAATG AATGGAGATACTCGAAACATGGGCGATGTTAAACCTAGAATAAGCGAAGAATCCAATGACAAATCAAAGATATGGAAGCTCACTGAAATCAATGAACCATCTCATTGTAAATCCATGAAGCTACCAGAGAATGTTAGAGTAAACAAG CAGATATCGAGGTTGATATATACAAATTCAGGTAATGCTATTCTAGCATTAGCATCAAATGCCATTCATCTTCTATGGAAATGGCCGCGAAATGAACGTAACTCATCTGGCAAG GCCAATGCATCTGTGCAACCTCTGCTGTGGCAACCATCGAGCGGCATCCTGATGACTAATGATATCGCCGATAGCAATCCTGAAGATTCTGTTCCTTGCTTTGCTCTATCCAAAAATGATTCGTATGTAATGTCTGCGTCAGGAGGGAAAATATCCTTGTTTAACATGATGACTTTTAAG ACAATGACAACTTTCATGGCTTCACCACCGGCAGCTACGTTTCTTGCTTTCCATCCTCAAGATAACAATATTATTGCTATAGGCATGGATGATTCCTCCATTCAAATATATAATGTCCGCGTTGATGAG GTTAAAAGTAAACTCAAAGGTCATACAAAAAGAATTACTGGTCTTGCTTTCTCTCATGTATTGAATATTCTTGTTTCATCTGGAGCGGATGCTCAG ATTTGCGTGTGGAATACTGACGGATGGGAAAAACAGAAGACTAGATTCTTGCAGCTGCCTCCTGGGAGGACTCCATCAGCGCAATCTGATACGCGTGTACAGTTTCATCAGGATCAGATACAGTTCTTGGTTGTACACGAAACTCAGCTTGCCATTTTCGAAGCAAGTAAACTAGAATGTCAAAAGCAG TGGGCTCCAAGGGAATCTTCTGCACCAATATCGCATGCAACATTTTCGTGTGACAGCCAGCTGATATATGCAAGCTTTTTAGACGCGACCGTATGTGTATTTAATGCCTCAAATCTCAGATTACGGTGTCGTATCAATCCTTCTGCTTATCTTCCTGCAAGTGTCAG CAATGCAAATGTACAACCACTAGTAATCGCGGCACATCCACAAGAACCAAACCAGTTTGCTGTAGGACTATCAGACGGTGGAGTTCATGTGTTCGAGCCACTAGAATCGGAAGCGAAATGGGGTGTGCCGCCGCCTCCAATCGAAAACGGATCAGCAAGCAATAACGTAGCAGTAGCTGCATCAGTTGGACTTTCTTCAGATCAAGCACAAAGATGA
- the LOC131601144 gene encoding topless-related protein 1-like isoform X2: MSSLSRELVFLILQFLDEEKFKETVHKLEQESGFFFNMKYFEDEVHGGNWDEVEKYLSGFTKVDDNRYSMKIFFEIRKQKYLEALDKHDRSKAVEILVKDLKVFSTFNEELFKEITQLLTLENFRENEQLSKYGDTKSARAIMLVELKKLIEANPLFRDKLQFPNLKNSRLRTLINQSLNWQHQLCKNPRPNPDIKTLFVDHSCGQPNGARAPSPANSPLLGSLPKAGGFPPLGAHGPFQPTPANVPTQLAGWMSNPTTVAHAAVSGGGGIGGGGIGLGAPSMPGALKHPRTPPTNPSVDYPSGGDSDHVTKRTRPMGITDEVNLPVNVLSASFPGHGHSQAFNAPDDLPLPKTVMRNLNQGSSPMSMDFHPVQQSLLLVGTNVGDIALWEVGSRERLVSRNFKVWDLSACSMAFQAALVKDPSVSVNRVIWSPDGALFGVAYSRHIVQIYSYRGGDEVQQHLEIDAHAGGVNDLAFSHPNKQLCVITCGDDKTIKVWDAASGTKQYTFEGHEAPVYSVCPHYKENIQFIFSTALDGKIKAWLYDNLGSRVDYDAPGRWCTTMAYSADGTRLFSCGTSKDGDSSIVEWNESEGAVKRTYQGFRKRSSGVVQFDTTKNRFLAAGDDFSIKFWDMDNIQLLTTVEADGGLPASPRIRFNKDGTLLAVSANDNVIKIIANADGIRLLRTLENSMYDASRASESLVKPTINSMSSAAAASSAALAERASSVAAIAGMNGDTRNMGDVKPRISEESNDKSKIWKLTEINEPSHCKSMKLPENVRVNKISRLIYTNSGNAILALASNAIHLLWKWPRNERNSSGKANASVQPLLWQPSSGILMTNDIADSNPEDSVPCFALSKNDSYVMSASGGKISLFNMMTFKTMTTFMASPPAATFLAFHPQDNNIIAIGMDDSSIQIYNVRVDEVKSKLKGHTKRITGLAFSHVLNILVSSGADAQICVWNTDGWEKQKTRFLQLPPGRTPSAQSDTRVQFHQDQIQFLVVHETQLAIFEASKLECQKQWAPRESSAPISHATFSCDSQLIYASFLDATVCVFNASNLRLRCRINPSAYLPASVSNANVQPLVIAAHPQEPNQFAVGLSDGGVHVFEPLESEAKWGVPPPPIENGSASNNVAVAASVGLSSDQAQR, encoded by the exons ATGTCATCTCTGAGTAGGGAATTGGTGTTCTTGATCTTGCAGTTTCTTGATGAGGAAAAGTTCAAAGAAACTGTTCACAA GCTTGAGCAGGAATCTGGATTTTTCTTTAACATGAAGTATTTTGAGGATGAAGTTCATGGTGGGAATTGGGATGAAGTTGAAAAGTACTTATCTGGTTTTACTAAAGTGGATGATAATAGGTATTCTATGAAGATATTTTTTGAGATAAGGAAGCAAAAGTATCTTGAGGCTTTAGATAA GCATGATCGGTCGAAAGCTGTTGAGATATTAGTAAAGGATTTGAAAGTGTTTTCTACATTTAACGAAGAATTGTTCAAGGAAATCACACAGCTTTTGACATTGGAGAATTTTAG GGAGAACGAACAGTTGTCCAAGTATGGTGATACTAAGTCTGCGCGAGCAATCATGTTGGTTGAGCTTAAAAAGCTCATCGAAGCTAATCCGTTATTTCGCGACAAATTGCAATTTCCAAACCTTAAAAACTCAAGGTTAAGGACACTCATCAATCAAAG CTTGAATTGGCAACATCAACTTTGTAAGAATCCACGTCCGAATCCTGATATAAAAACTCTTTTTGTGGATCACTCATGCGGACAACCAAATGGTGCACGAGCTCCTTCGCCTGCTAACAGTCCGCTATTAGGATCCTTACCGAAAGCTGGTGGATTTCCTCCTCTTGGTGCTCATGGG CCTTTTCAACCTACTCCGGCAAATGTGCCAACACAGCTCGCGGGATGGATGTCAAATCCTACTACTGTAGCACATGCTGCAGTTTCGGGTGGAGGCGGTATCGGTGGAGGAGGTATCGGCCTTGGCGCTCCATCAATGCCCG GTGCTTTGAAGCATCCACGGACCCCTCCAACTAATCCTTCTGTAGACTATCCATCCGGTGGAGACTCGGATCATGTTACAAAGAGAACAAGGCCAATGGGAATAACAGATGAAGTTAATCTACCTGTCAACGTGTTGTCGGCGTCATTCCCTGGTCATGGGCATAGTCAGGCTTTTAATGCACCGGATGACTTGCCGTTGCCGAAAACTGTCATGCGAAATCTGAATCAGGGCTCGTCTCCTATGAGCATGGATTTTCATCCAGTTCAACAATCTTTACTTCTAG TTGGTACAAATGTGGGGGACATCGCCTTATGGGAGGTGGGTTCTAGGGAGCGACTGGTCTCGAGGAACTTCAAAGTTTGGGATCTTAGTGCATGTTCAATGGCATTTCAG GCTGCTCTTGTCAAAGATCCAAGTGTTTCTGTTAACCGTGTGATTTGGAGTCCTGACGGCGCTTTATTTG GAGTTGCATACTCAAGGCACATTGTTCAGATATACTCTTACCGTGGCGGTGATGAAGTTCAGCAGCACTTGGAG ATTGATGCTCATGCCGGAGGAGTAAATGATCTAGCATTTTCCCACCCAAATAAGCAACTGTGTGTCATAACTTGCGGTGATGATAAGACCATTAAG GTGTGGGATGCTGCATCAGGAACAAAGCAATATACGTTTGAAGGTCACGAGGCTCCAGTTTATTCTGTCTGTCCGcattataaagaaaatattcag TTCATCTTTTCAACAGCGCTAGATGGAAAAATAAAAGCATGGCTGTATGACAATTTGGGATCTCGTGTTGATTATGATGCTCCTGGTCGATGGTGCACAACCATGGCGTATAGTGCTGACGGTACAAG GCTCTTTTCATGTGGAACAAGCAAAGATGGAGACTCCTCTATTGTGGAGTGGAATGAAAGTGAAGGAGCCGTGAAAAGGACTTACCAAGGATTTCGCAAACGATCTTCAGGTGTTGTGCAATTTGATACAACCAAAAACCGGTTTTTGGCTGCTGGAGATGATTTCTCCATTAAATTCTGGGATATGGACAATATTCAGCTTTTGACAACTGTTGAGGCTGATGGGGGTCTTCCTGCAAGTCCACGCATTCGTTTCAACAAGGATGGAACTCTTTTAGCCGTCTCAGCGAACGATAATGTAATCAAAATTATAGCCAATGCAGACGGCATTCGTTTGTTGCGTACATTAGAGAATTCTATGTATGATGCATCAAGAGCATCAGAATCCTTGGTAAAG CCTACGATAAATTCAATGTCTTCTGCTGCCGCTGCATCTAGTGCTGCATTAGCTGAGAGAGCCTCGTCTGTAGCAGCTATTGCTGGAATG AATGGAGATACTCGAAACATGGGCGATGTTAAACCTAGAATAAGCGAAGAATCCAATGACAAATCAAAGATATGGAAGCTCACTGAAATCAATGAACCATCTCATTGTAAATCCATGAAGCTACCAGAGAATGTTAGAGTAAACAAG ATATCGAGGTTGATATATACAAATTCAGGTAATGCTATTCTAGCATTAGCATCAAATGCCATTCATCTTCTATGGAAATGGCCGCGAAATGAACGTAACTCATCTGGCAAG GCCAATGCATCTGTGCAACCTCTGCTGTGGCAACCATCGAGCGGCATCCTGATGACTAATGATATCGCCGATAGCAATCCTGAAGATTCTGTTCCTTGCTTTGCTCTATCCAAAAATGATTCGTATGTAATGTCTGCGTCAGGAGGGAAAATATCCTTGTTTAACATGATGACTTTTAAG ACAATGACAACTTTCATGGCTTCACCACCGGCAGCTACGTTTCTTGCTTTCCATCCTCAAGATAACAATATTATTGCTATAGGCATGGATGATTCCTCCATTCAAATATATAATGTCCGCGTTGATGAG GTTAAAAGTAAACTCAAAGGTCATACAAAAAGAATTACTGGTCTTGCTTTCTCTCATGTATTGAATATTCTTGTTTCATCTGGAGCGGATGCTCAG ATTTGCGTGTGGAATACTGACGGATGGGAAAAACAGAAGACTAGATTCTTGCAGCTGCCTCCTGGGAGGACTCCATCAGCGCAATCTGATACGCGTGTACAGTTTCATCAGGATCAGATACAGTTCTTGGTTGTACACGAAACTCAGCTTGCCATTTTCGAAGCAAGTAAACTAGAATGTCAAAAGCAG TGGGCTCCAAGGGAATCTTCTGCACCAATATCGCATGCAACATTTTCGTGTGACAGCCAGCTGATATATGCAAGCTTTTTAGACGCGACCGTATGTGTATTTAATGCCTCAAATCTCAGATTACGGTGTCGTATCAATCCTTCTGCTTATCTTCCTGCAAGTGTCAG CAATGCAAATGTACAACCACTAGTAATCGCGGCACATCCACAAGAACCAAACCAGTTTGCTGTAGGACTATCAGACGGTGGAGTTCATGTGTTCGAGCCACTAGAATCGGAAGCGAAATGGGGTGTGCCGCCGCCTCCAATCGAAAACGGATCAGCAAGCAATAACGTAGCAGTAGCTGCATCAGTTGGACTTTCTTCAGATCAAGCACAAAGATGA